A window from Prochlorococcus marinus CUG1435 encodes these proteins:
- a CDS encoding fatty acid desaturase, which translates to MINIKFSGLKGQALVIEDKDIPSIKEFQDVIPDHYFKSNTKTSLRYLLQSALIQALVVGIGLSIPFTPKMIPIWIVYALISGTTAMGFWVIAHECGHGAFSKNKQLESITGYLLHSLLLVPYFSWQRSHAVHHRFTNNITNGETHVPLVIKGNGVTEKVGGEKELHFSNSLGKKNYGILQLVLHLIFGWPAYLLMGSTGGVKYGTSNHFWPIKPFSKALWPSIWTKKVWISDIGVGLTLLGIFYFVFNYGLFQVIAMYFGPLLVVNCWLVVYTWLHHTDSDVPHLSNTEFSFMRGAFLSIDRPYGRVLNFLHHNIGSSHVVHHVCPTIPHYHAKKATVLIKKAFKKAYLFNPDPIHKALWNIACNCVAVKSDIKKGRYIWQSSYKMVD; encoded by the coding sequence TTGATTAATATAAAATTTTCAGGTCTTAAAGGCCAAGCGCTTGTAATAGAGGATAAAGATATTCCAAGCATAAAAGAATTCCAGGATGTTATTCCAGATCACTACTTTAAGAGCAATACCAAAACTTCTTTGAGATATCTTTTACAATCAGCTTTAATTCAAGCATTAGTAGTTGGGATAGGGTTATCTATTCCATTTACTCCAAAAATGATCCCAATTTGGATTGTTTATGCATTAATTTCAGGTACCACTGCAATGGGATTCTGGGTAATTGCCCATGAATGTGGGCATGGAGCATTCTCTAAAAACAAGCAATTGGAATCTATAACTGGTTATTTACTACATTCATTACTTCTAGTACCTTATTTTTCTTGGCAGCGTTCTCATGCAGTTCATCATCGATTCACAAATAACATAACTAATGGAGAAACTCACGTCCCTTTAGTCATTAAAGGAAATGGAGTTACAGAAAAAGTTGGAGGAGAAAAAGAATTACATTTTTCAAATTCCTTAGGTAAGAAAAATTATGGAATTCTTCAACTTGTTTTACATCTAATATTTGGCTGGCCTGCTTATTTACTGATGGGGAGTACAGGGGGGGTTAAATATGGAACTTCGAATCATTTTTGGCCCATTAAACCATTTTCTAAAGCATTATGGCCATCAATATGGACCAAGAAGGTTTGGATATCAGATATTGGAGTAGGTTTAACATTATTGGGCATTTTTTATTTCGTTTTCAATTATGGATTATTTCAAGTAATTGCTATGTATTTTGGTCCTTTATTAGTGGTTAATTGTTGGCTAGTAGTTTATACATGGCTTCATCATACAGATTCAGATGTACCTCATCTTTCAAATACGGAATTTTCCTTTATGAGAGGCGCATTTTTATCTATTGACAGACCTTACGGTAGAGTCCTTAATTTTCTTCACCATAATATAGGTTCTAGCCATGTCGTTCATCATGTCTGTCCAACGATCCCTCATTATCATGCAAAAAAGGCAACTGTCCTAATTAAAAAGGCCTTTAAAAAAGCATATCTTTTTAATCCTGATCCAATACACAAAGCTCTATGGAATATTGCTTGCAATTGCGTTGCTGTTAAGTCAGACATCAAGAAAGGAAGATATATATGGCAATCTTCATACAAAATGGTGGATTAA
- a CDS encoding DUF938 domain-containing protein, giving the protein MDNRLFFSATQRNRDCIGDVLSRIIKKGSVLEIGSGGGEHGVVFQKRFPEIIWQTSDPELVHRKSISSWIEYEDLTKKMPQPLEIDVEKIPWKIPLILAHSLQGIVSINMIHVTQWSCTVALFRESGKILNKGQFLILYGPFKICNKHTSESNYFFDNSLKMQNDLWGIKNLEEVCDESKKNGFSQEDIIRMPANNFSIIYRKVS; this is encoded by the coding sequence TTGGATAATAGACTTTTTTTTTCGGCGACTCAAAGAAATAGAGACTGCATTGGTGATGTATTATCCAGAATTATAAAAAAAGGTTCAGTATTGGAAATCGGGAGTGGCGGCGGTGAACATGGAGTGGTTTTTCAAAAACGCTTTCCTGAAATAATTTGGCAAACAAGTGATCCAGAGTTGGTGCATAGAAAAAGTATAAGTTCTTGGATTGAGTATGAAGACTTAACTAAGAAAATGCCCCAGCCTCTTGAGATTGATGTAGAAAAAATTCCTTGGAAAATTCCATTGATATTAGCTCATTCTTTGCAAGGAATAGTCTCTATAAATATGATTCATGTAACACAATGGTCTTGTACTGTAGCACTCTTTAGAGAGTCAGGGAAAATACTTAATAAGGGACAATTTTTAATTTTGTATGGGCCATTTAAAATTTGCAATAAGCATACAAGTGAAAGTAATTATTTTTTTGATAATTCATTAAAGATGCAAAATGATCTTTGGGGTATTAAAAATCTTGAGGAAGTTTGTGATGAGAGTAAGAAAAATGGTTTTTCTCAAGAGGATATTATTAGGATGCCTGCAAATAATTTTTCAATAATTTACAGAAAAGTTTCTTGA
- a CDS encoding high light inducible protein has protein sequence MTPEAERFNGWAAMLGFVAAVGAYVTTGQIIPGWF, from the coding sequence ATGACTCCAGAAGCAGAACGTTTTAATGGCTGGGCAGCAATGTTAGGTTTCGTTGCAGCAGTTGGTGCCTATGTCACAACAGGTCAAATTATTCCTGGTTGGTTCTAA
- a CDS encoding high light inducible protein → MKNSEPKIVEKEKIVAEKLNGRFAMLGFVALVGAYLTTGQIIPGFI, encoded by the coding sequence ATGAAAAATAGCGAACCAAAAATAGTAGAAAAAGAAAAAATCGTGGCTGAAAAGCTTAACGGCAGATTTGCAATGCTAGGTTTTGTAGCTCTAGTCGGAGCATATTTAACTACAGGTCAAATTATTCCTGGTTTTATCTAA
- a CDS encoding high light inducible protein, with protein MTKSGITTESGGRQNMFPSETRPYIDETVSYDGYPQNAEKVNGRWAMVGFVALLGAYITTGQIIPGIF; from the coding sequence ATGACAAAATCAGGAATTACTACAGAGTCAGGTGGAAGACAAAATATGTTCCCATCAGAAACTAGGCCATATATCGATGAAACTGTATCTTACGATGGCTATCCTCAAAATGCAGAAAAAGTAAATGGTAGATGGGCTATGGTTGGCTTCGTTGCACTACTAGGTGCCTACATAACAACAGGACAGATTATACCGGGAATTTTTTAG
- a CDS encoding LptF/LptG family permease has translation MAFSNQSLIKKNIRKIILPWYSIPLLDRWLLGQIIPPMIFAISAFTVISLSVGVMFDLIRKIVEYGLPLLQALQVLIYSLPSFLVLSFPMAVLLSTLLSYGKLSANSELLALRSLGIQTTRIIAPAIAISIFMTGLTFYFNDNLVPTSNKLAESTLRSGIGSSFTKGRSKNNIIFTRKGSRIDSQNNNPTKINTFLTHIFYASKFENNVMNEVTVLDFSRENMKQILTANSAIFDKDNSSWIFTDGNLVSTNSDGQTTNIKFKQYTYPFVEGPLDLAKVPKDANDMSLKEALNAEKIYKKIGNLKEIRKIQVRIQEKFTLPCACLVFGLIGSILGSKSNLRSSKSQGFGLSVILILFYYVMSFVFSSFGVKGLLPPVIAAWFPVIISLGSGFYFLRKSTYI, from the coding sequence TTGGCATTTTCAAATCAATCACTAATAAAAAAAAATATTAGAAAGATAATTCTTCCTTGGTATTCAATACCTTTATTGGATAGATGGTTGTTAGGACAAATCATACCACCTATGATATTTGCTATCTCTGCTTTTACCGTAATCTCATTATCCGTAGGGGTAATGTTTGATCTCATAAGAAAAATAGTTGAGTATGGCTTACCTCTATTACAAGCTTTACAAGTTTTAATTTATAGCCTTCCAAGCTTTCTAGTTTTATCATTTCCAATGGCTGTTTTATTGTCAACACTATTATCCTATGGGAAATTATCTGCTAATTCTGAATTATTAGCTTTAAGGTCATTAGGAATTCAAACAACCAGGATTATAGCTCCAGCTATTGCAATCTCAATATTTATGACTGGATTAACTTTTTATTTCAACGATAATTTAGTTCCAACAAGTAATAAGTTAGCTGAATCGACTTTAAGATCTGGAATAGGAAGTTCTTTCACTAAAGGTAGAAGTAAAAATAACATCATTTTTACTAGAAAAGGATCAAGAATAGATTCTCAAAATAACAACCCAACGAAAATAAATACTTTCCTAACCCATATTTTCTATGCCTCCAAGTTTGAAAATAATGTTATGAATGAAGTTACAGTTTTAGACTTTTCTAGAGAAAATATGAAGCAGATTCTTACTGCAAATAGTGCCATCTTTGATAAAGATAATTCTTCTTGGATATTTACAGATGGTAATTTGGTTTCCACTAACTCTGATGGTCAAACAACAAACATTAAATTTAAACAATATACATATCCCTTCGTTGAAGGCCCATTAGATCTTGCAAAAGTCCCAAAAGATGCAAACGATATGTCTTTAAAAGAAGCTTTAAATGCTGAAAAAATATATAAAAAAATAGGAAATCTCAAGGAGATTAGAAAGATTCAAGTAAGAATTCAAGAGAAATTTACTTTACCTTGTGCCTGTTTGGTTTTTGGATTAATAGGAAGTATTTTGGGATCTAAATCTAATTTAAGGTCTTCAAAAAGTCAGGGTTTTGGTTTGAGTGTGATTCTTATATTATTTTATTATGTGATGTCATTTGTATTTAGCTCTTTTGGCGTTAAAGGATTACTTCCTCCAGTAATTGCAGCTTGGTTTCCAGTAATAATTTCTCTTGGTAGTGGTTTTTATTTCTTAAGAAAGTCAACTTATATATAA